A stretch of Dryobates pubescens isolate bDryPub1 chromosome 24, bDryPub1.pri, whole genome shotgun sequence DNA encodes these proteins:
- the SCOC gene encoding short coiled-coil protein: MMNADMDAVEAENQVELEEKTRLINQVLELQHTLEDLSARVDAVKEENLKLKSENQVLGQYIENLMSASSVFQTTDTKSKRK; encoded by the exons ATGATGAATGCCGACATGGATG CGGTTGAGGCTGAGAATCAGGTGGAATTAGAAGAGAAAACACGGCTTATTAATCAAGTTTTGGAACTGCAGCACACACTTGAAG ATCTCTCAGCACGAGTAGATGCTGTTAAGGAAGAAAATTTGAAACTGAAATCAGAAAACCAAGTTCTTGGACAGTATATAGAAAATCTGATGTCAGCGTCTAGTGTTTTCCAAACAACTGacacaaaaagcaaaaggaagtaA